DNA sequence from the Staphylococcus epidermidis genome:
AGTATTTGGTCCTTGATCATTATCAAATGCTCGCTTATGATCTTGAGCAATACAGTCGAAAGGAACCGCATAATCTCCATTTACAAAAGTCATTAAAGAAAACTCTTCTCCTTCTAAATAACTTTCGAAAACGACTTTCCCTTTTTCTTCTTGATAAATTTTTTTGACCCCATCTAATGCGTCTTCTCTCGTAAAAGCAATAATAACCCCTTTACCTGCTGCTAAACCGTCTTTCTTTATTACGATTGGTAAATCACAAGTTTCAACATATTGCAACGCCTCGTTACGTGAACTTACTTCTTTATATTCTGCTGTAGGAATACGATATTTGTCCATTAATTGCTTGGCAAATAATTTTGAACCTTCAATTTGAGCGGCATCTTGTCCTGGACCAAACACTTTAATATTTGCATTTCTTAATAAATCAGCTAACCCATCTATTAAAGGTTGTTCAGGCCCAATGATTACCCAATCAATTGCGTTATGCTGAGCAAAATGTAAAATAGCTTGATGATCTGATTCAGCAATTTCACTGTGCACTTCAGCAATATTGACCATTGCATCATTTCCTGGAATCGCGTAAACCTTATCTACAATTGGAGATTGATTGATTTTAGAAGCTAATGCATGTTCACGTCCACCAGCTCCAACTATTAAAACTTTCAATAGATTACCCCTTTCTTTTCAAAAATTAATGTTTAAAATGACGCATACCTGTCATAACCATTGTAATGCCATATTTATTAGCCATATCAATGGAATCTTGATCTTTAATTGAACCACCTGGTTGAATAATTGCCTTAATACCATGTTCGGCAGCATATTCAACTGTATCTCCCATTGGGAAGAAACCATC
Encoded proteins:
- the purD gene encoding phosphoribosylamine--glycine ligase encodes the protein MKVLIVGAGGREHALASKINQSPIVDKVYAIPGNDAMVNIAEVHSEIAESDHQAILHFAQHNAIDWVIIGPEQPLIDGLADLLRNANIKVFGPGQDAAQIEGSKLFAKQLMDKYRIPTAEYKEVSSRNEALQYVETCDLPIVIKKDGLAAGKGVIIAFTREDALDGVKKIYQEEKGKVVFESYLEGEEFSLMTFVNGDYAVPFDCIAQDHKRAFDNDQGPNTGGMGAYCPVPHIDASVLEQTNKEIAQPIAKAMAQEGHDFFGLLYIGAILTKDGPKVIEFNARFGDPEAQVLLTRLESDLMQLIIDLENCQPIHFNWKDEAVVGVMLASKGYPGSYEKGHEISGFNLDSHYYVSGLKKEGQCFVNSGGRVILAIGEGPTVEKAQANAYEHARQIKSDNLFYRNDIGNKAITK